The Calothrix sp. PCC 7507 DNA segment TATCTACAAAAATAACTTACGCACAAAACGTAACAAGGAAATAACATATTCTGTTTTTTGTTGCGTTTTAGATGCAGTTTTAATTTCTTGTAATATTTTCTGCATCTCAGATATATTTCCTGGATTAATGTTAATAATAGTTGCCCTGATAATCGCTGCTCTGACGCTATTCAGAGTATCTTTACATTCACGCACTGCTTGACGCAACTTGTTTACTTGTTCCCAATTTCTTGCTTCCTGTGCATTTATTAGTGAAAACTGAATTTGAGGGAGGATATTCTGTAAATCTTCCTCTGTTTCATTAAGTTTTGGTAAATCTATTTGATTATTAATTGATTGTAACCGATGAATTATTGCTTGTAATTTGTCTAATATATTATCGATATCTAATATATCAAAATTATCTTGATCCATATTACTCATAGCTGAAAAATTCCTATATTTGACATAGCTGAGATTCTGTCGATTGAGAATTTCTCTTTTTTAGAGATATTTCTCTCATAAATAATCTCAAAGTTTTATCTTGGTTAATCGCATATTCTAAGCTACTTATCTTACCAAGGGTTGAACTATAATCTTTACCAGTAAAATTGGCAGCTACACCAATAATTTTAGTAACTCTAGTAGCTATAGCTTCAAAGCTAAGGTTAGGATATTCATCAATTAATTGAGAGAGTTTTTTGCCAGTATCAGCCACTAGTAAAAGTTTAGTGATGGATTCATTAAGAATTTGTTTTTCTGCTGCATTAACTTTGAGCCATTCATCTATTTGTTCAGCAACTTGACGCTTAATCTCTGCTGGTGGCAATGGTGATGATATATTAGGGTTATTATACTGTCTACGAAGCTGCTGTAGCTTTAAAGCTATGATTACCCGTTGCGGATTGTTTGGCTTTGGTGGTTTTTCTTGAATTTGTTTAGCTAAAAGTAGCGTCTTGACTGTTAAGCATCTTGCAGGTGTAGCAGTTTGAGCAACTATCCTGGCACTGCCATAATCAATATTTTCGAGGTTGTTAAAAATCTCTACAGCCGTTTCATATTCTGCCTGTAAAGCATCCAGTTCTTGGTCAAAATCTGATGGCTGGTTATTTGACTGATTTTCTCCCGTGATAATTTTATCTATTTCTAGAGGGTCGCCATAATTAATCCGCCTATCTGTGAGTAATTGATCAATGACAAAATCACGAGATATTTTAGTATCTATTGGGAGATCATTAAGTTGATAAATTTTCTTCACTGATGTGATGGCATCAATGGCTTGATTACGAAAGCTCTCGGCTGTTAGTCGCAACATTGTTCTTTTTTCAGGTGTGCAACTGCTGAGAGTTATACTGATGGTGAAAGCTATGATAGAAAATCGACTTAGGGATGATATTTTAGGATGAGGTGTTCTCATATTTATTAGGGAAATAATTACATGAGTTTATCTATTAATCTATTAGAGAGATGAGAATTAAGAGGTTTTTACTTGAGTTCAAAAGTTTGGATATAGAAATTATCAAATAAATGAAATATATTTTTTCTCAAAAGATTTAAAATTCATAATTATAGAAGATTTATCATTCTGGCTCTGCTCCCTAATCTAGGGTATATTGCACTCGACTGAAAACCGCTATAGTATTCTGGAAAATTTATTTTGTTGTTAAAAAACTGATTTGATAACTTTACCATGCTGATATACCTGTAAACCTAAAGAAAAACTTTCTCGATATGGCTTATATTACACCTGCTTACCAAATTGCTGACCTGTTTGCGGAAAGAGCCAGAAACCTGATACCACAAACCTATGGTACAGAGTTGACGAAGATCATCACTGTCAGTTTTACTTATGGTTTAGCTGACCCAAGTATCTTTCCTCATGCTGAACTCGCCGCCGCAAGTGTAGCGGTGTTGGATCAAGAGGCGGCTGTTGCTCTCAATTATGGACCACCCTCACCACAACTTTATGAACAGCTAATTCTCCGGTTGCAGACACAAGGGATTTTAGCCGATCGCTCGCGCATTCTCATTGGTTACGGTTCAGCGCAGATCCTAGGTTTGCTGGCGGATGTGTTGATCGAGTCTGGTGATGTAGTAATTGTTGAAGGGCCAACCTTCTTGGGAGTCGTTGGCAGATTTAAAAACGCTGGCGCGCGGATATTAAGCATTCCTATCGATGATTTGGGAATGAATGTAGACGCGCTGGAAGCAACTTTGATTGATTTGCAGAAACAGGGTATTCGACCTAAATTTATTTACACAATCCCTACTTTTCACAATCCTACTGGTACCACTATGCCACTGTTTCGCCGCAAAAAATTAGTAGCATTAGCGGCGGAATATGGTGTGTTGGTGGTCGAAGACGATGCCTATAGCGATTTGCGATTTAGTGGGGAAGCTGTGGCTTCTTTGGCATCTCTTGATGAAGCGGGGTGGGTGTTATATGTCAGTACCTTCTCGAAAATTATCGTACCTGGTGTGCGGCTGGGCTGGGCTTGTGGTCATCCAGCCATCATTGAGCGGCTGGCGATGTTCAAAAGTGAGGGGCCTGTGGGGCCGTTTATCAGCCATGTAATTGGCCGCTACTGTGCATCTGGGAATCTGGATCTCCACATCCAGAAACTAATTGCTTGCTACCGCCATAAATGTGATTTGATGCTAGATGCGATCGCCCACAATTTCCCCGACGATGTAGTGATCAACCAACCCGATGGTGGCTTTTTTGTTTGGTGTCAATTACCACCAGATATCAGCGCTAAAGCACTTCTGAGTGCTACTAGTGAATATGGCGTTACTTTCCTGCCAGGTACTCGCTGCTACGCCAATGGCCAAGGAGACGACGCTATTAGGCTAGCTTTTAGCTTTCAGCCGATGGAGAAAATCACCGAAGGCATAGGCATCCTAGGAGATGTGATACGTAAACTGCGCCACTAGTAGTCTGTCCCATTAATTTTATTTATGGGGCTGTGAAGTCCCCGACTTCTACCCTGCAGGAAGCCACCCTACGGGTGTCTATAAGAAGTCGGGGATCTGAACACCACGAACCTTTGAAGTGGCAAAAGTTTCTCATACCAATTTAAAAAAAGAATGCGACAGATGGGTAGGGGCACGGCATCCATAGACTTTCGGGAAAAACGATAGTTTATCGGTGCCGTGCCCGTACGCAGAATGTATGTGTTGCAAATGTTATCTAGCAGCACAGAGCGAGCGGTTATATCTAGCTCCCCAGCTTTTCCGAGATTTCTGCTGATAGAATTCTGTGGGGATTGACTACTTAAACTGATTTTTGCCCCGTCCCGGACAATCAATTTCTCTGTAGTTAGAGTTAAGTTACCAGCATTTCCAGGACCTTGAGTTGAAGTAAACAAGCCACTGTTTTGATTAATTGCTAAGTCTCCAATTAATTCTACAGACTTGGAGGCGTTCACAGTCAAATTCCCTCCTTTGCCTGTAGCAGGGATAACTTGTCTAGAAGCTGTTATAAATCCCGCAGATTGCGTGCTTACCCTTGCCCCTCCCTGAACAATCAACCTTCCAGTGTTAATCGTAATATCACTCGCATTTCCAGCACCAGAAGTTGCACTAAGCAATCCACTGACATCAAACCTGGGAAAGGGAAATTGAACCTTGGAGCCACCAATCAGTTCCACAGAATCTGAGGCGTTTACAGTTAGTTGTCCTGTGGAACCGGAGCTAGAACTATTAACGAATATTTGCGCTCCATCCCGGACAATCAACTTTTTGGTGGTGACAGTTAAATTGCCGACGTTGCCAGAACTGAAACTTCTAGTCCTCAAGGATGTAGGAAAACCAATTAGTTCTACAGACTCAGAGGTATTAACTGTTAAATCACCTCCTGGCTCTGCTCCCAAGGTATTCGCCAAAATCATAGAACCGCCAGTCAGCAACAAACGCTTACCTTGCACATTGATATTGCCGCCACCCTCGCCACTCACATCTACATACGATGGAATTTGATTGCGATCAATTATTTGGATGTTCTGAAAATCCTGGACATCTTTATATCCCAAACTCCAGCCTTGGTCAATTGCGCTCAGACTAACTAAACTATTGGCTGCGACACTTCCTAATTCTATTCGCCCTCCCTTGGCTGTTAAATTGCCACCCTCCAGACTCAAACCTCCACCTACAAAAGCTAGAGTTTTGCCTACATTTACCTGTAGACCAACTGGTCTAATAAGACTATTAGTTGCACCGCCTGGACTAGCTTGAGATTGATTGCGGATAGTTCCGGGACTAGTGCCGAATTGTAAACCAATGGGCACGCTAATTGTCAACAGAGGCGTAGTTTGAGGATTTGTAGCGCTAAATTTAGTCCCATCGGCAAAGTTAAGACTACTAGCCGTACTAGCTACAAATGAGCCGCCGATGTTAAGAGACGCATTAGGGCTAAAAATAATGCCATTGGGATTGAGCAGAAACAGGTTAGCACTGCCATTGGCTCGAATTGCCCCATTTATATTAGATATAGATTTGCCTGTGACTCTAGTGATGATATTTTGAATATTTGCAGTGTTGTTGAAGTAAGCTGTGCTGTCGGTGGGAACAGAAAATTGTTCAAAACTGTGGAATAGGTTCTGATTGCGAGTCGCTCCACCATCAATTTGGTTAATAGGCTGGTTATTGATTAGTTGGGGTGTAATGATCGAACTCTCAGATCCTAGGGTGTTATCCCTGATAATCTGGGCTAAAGCACAATCTGCAGACAAGGCAATTGCGCCAATAATTGCTAAAGGACTGCATAGCCCTAGCTTGTAGTACCAACTGCTTTGGTTGTGAGACATCACAGAGTTTATTTACATCCCAGGAACAGCAGCTTGGTAGTGAAATACTGCCCATTGCTTATTAGGATAATACCACTCTGTAGTGACATGAAGGAACTGCTCCCATCACGAGGTAGACTGCTTCCGCCACGAGGTAGATTGCTCCCGTCACGAGGTAGATTGCTTCCGCCACGAGGTAGATTGCTCCCGTCACGAAGTAGACTGCTTCCGCCGCGAGGTAGATTGCTTCCGCCACGAGGTAGACTGCTTCCGCCACGAGGTAGACTGCTCCCGCCACGAGGTAGACTGCTTCCGTCACGAGGTAGACTGCTCCCAATACGGTTCGGTTAAAGCAAGAGACGCGACGCCAGTCGCTACAACGGGGGAAACCCCACGCCAGTTCTCTCAAGTCGGCAAAGCCGCCCACGAGACTGGCTCCGCAACGCGCTGGCTCATAAATCGGCGTCTCTACAATCATCAATCCTTCGTAGAGACGGCGATTTATCGCGTCTTTGTGATCTATAATTTTCATCAAAAAACTTTAACCGAACAGTATTGAGTGATATTCCACCCTACAGATGATGCGCCGTCGAACTCACATTACAGCAGTTTTCACGTATTTGAACCACACTGTAAGGGCACAGCACTGCTCATTGGTGTCAACTTAATGTGAAACCACGCCATACCCATAGCCCGCCTCCGAATGAATTCGGAGTCTAATAGCAAAAGTCATCTAAAAGATGACTAAAAATTATCATTTATCCCTAGTGGTTTGTCAATTTTGTTTTGAGGGGTTTTTGGTAGTGCGGGCATCTTGCCCGCGTGAGCGAGACGCTCACACTACAGTCCCTCATTTCAACCCTGACAGACTACTAGTCTACTTCAGTAGACTAGTGCTACAAGAGAGGGAATTCATTCCCAGGCGGGTGAGTCAGCCAAGCGTAAAGCTATTTTTAGCTTAAGTTGACACCAATCAGCAGTGCTGTGCTACTACGGCAAATAAGGTCACACCACACAAATTTGACTAGCCTAACTAGCAATTTAATCCACACAGAGATTAACTCTGCGTGGATAGACAATAATATTATTTAGCAGTAACAGCCTGGAAACTAGTTAGGTAACATGTCAGGATCACACCACAAGAATTTGACTAACTTAATTTCCTGAGTGACCGTCACCCACATCACCAAAGCAGATTTGAGATTAAATGCATATCCAACAGCCATCAGGCGCACACTCTTGACACCAAACTATAGTACAATCTGCTACCTTTGTCGGCTGTTTTTTAATTGCTTCCAACAATTTCTGGACTTGCTGACTTTCATCAGCATCACTAGATTGAATTTTACTGAGGTCGAGAATGGATTCAAATTTCAAAAAATTATTTTCTGTACTAGACTGATCAAGTACCTTAGCAATTTTCGATGTTTTCAAGCTCTCAAAGACTTGGCGAATATCGCCGCTGCTACCAATTCCTTGGTAATTAACTTTCCAGTCTGAATACTCATTCAGAATTTCACGAGCATACTTTTCATAGCGTGGAGCCTGAAAAGTTGATTTTGCACTATTCAAAACTGCAGCTTGAGTAGTCCCTAGAAAAATAGAACCAAGTGCAACAGCAGCAGTCGCTAGAGAAGTAGTAAAGACACGATTCCAAATGGTAGTTGAAAAGCTCATATCACCCTGTATTTAAGGAATATTTTCTACTGAAATCACAGCCTTAGATAAACTATATTTTTTATGGTTAAAGCCAAAAATGTTTAGTGGTGATACAAAAATTTATATCTACGGAAAAAGTATATTAGGAATTACGCATTGACAGAAAACATCAAATATGGGTGACGGTAAAACTACATCTTTCGTAGGGGTAAAGCGCAATGCTCATTGGTGTCAACTTAACGTGAAACCCATATCCCGCCTCAGAATGAATTCTGAGTCTAATAACCCAAGTCATCTGTACACGAAGTGTTCCCGTTCGCGTAGCGTCTCCGTCAGGAGAAGGGTAGATGACTAAAAATTCTCAAAAATCCTCAGTTTACTTTAGTAAACTTTGGCTATTAGCCTTGGAATTCATTCCTAGGCGGGTAGGTAAGCCTTGCAATAAGCCATCTGTAGCTTAAGTTGACACGTATGAGCATTGCGCTTTCCCTCTACAATATCGGTCTATTTACCATCAATATAATTATTAATCAAAGCCTGAAACGAGCCATTTTGGTCAAAGCATAACATGATTAATTTGTACAGTGCGTAAGGCATCAAATAAAAATAAGTAGTAGTCTGTCAGGGTTGAAATGAGGGACTGTAGTGTGAGCGTCTCGCTCACGCGGGCAAGATGCCCGCACTACCAAAAACCCCTCAAAACAAAATTGACAAACCAGTAGTGCGATCGCGAGAGCGTGTCCGTTGGCGCAGCCTCCCGCAGAGAAGGACAAACATCTTGCTCGCGCAGGCAAGATGCCCGCACTACAAATATTAAATTGTTCAACTTATTTTTACACGACTCCTAAATGCGTAAGTCCTGCGCCCTTGGCGTTATCGCAGAGAAGTAATCGCCTGTGATTGCTTCTCTGCGAGACGCTGTTCGCGTTCGCTCCGCTTGCAATGACGGGAGAGAGATTTTGCACTCTCACAACAATGGTATGAACCAACAATCATCAAATTTCATCAAAGTCAACAGCCTAGGATAAGCCTAACTAACAATTTAATCCACACAGAGATTAACTCTGCGTGGATAGACAATAATATTATTTAGCAGTAACAAGCTGGAAACCAGTTAGGTAATATGTCAGGGTCACACCACAAGAATTTGACTAACTTAATTTCCTGAGTGACCGTCACCCACATCACCAAAGCAGATTGGAGATTAGATACATGTCCAACAGCCACCAGGACAGCAGAATT contains these protein-coding regions:
- a CDS encoding PLP-dependent aminotransferase family protein; translation: MAYITPAYQIADLFAERARNLIPQTYGTELTKIITVSFTYGLADPSIFPHAELAAASVAVLDQEAAVALNYGPPSPQLYEQLILRLQTQGILADRSRILIGYGSAQILGLLADVLIESGDVVIVEGPTFLGVVGRFKNAGARILSIPIDDLGMNVDALEATLIDLQKQGIRPKFIYTIPTFHNPTGTTMPLFRRKKLVALAAEYGVLVVEDDAYSDLRFSGEAVASLASLDEAGWVLYVSTFSKIIVPGVRLGWACGHPAIIERLAMFKSEGPVGPFISHVIGRYCASGNLDLHIQKLIACYRHKCDLMLDAIAHNFPDDVVINQPDGGFFVWCQLPPDISAKALLSATSEYGVTFLPGTRCYANGQGDDAIRLAFSFQPMEKITEGIGILGDVIRKLRH
- a CDS encoding filamentous hemagglutinin N-terminal domain-containing protein, whose product is MSHNQSSWYYKLGLCSPLAIIGAIALSADCALAQIIRDNTLGSESSIITPQLINNQPINQIDGGATRNQNLFHSFEQFSVPTDSTAYFNNTANIQNIITRVTGKSISNINGAIRANGSANLFLLNPNGIIFSPNASLNIGGSFVASTASSLNFADGTKFSATNPQTTPLLTISVPIGLQFGTSPGTIRNQSQASPGGATNSLIRPVGLQVNVGKTLAFVGGGLSLEGGNLTAKGGRIELGSVAANSLVSLSAIDQGWSLGYKDVQDFQNIQIIDRNQIPSYVDVSGEGGGNINVQGKRLLLTGGSMILANTLGAEPGGDLTVNTSESVELIGFPTSLRTRSFSSGNVGNLTVTTKKLIVRDGAQIFVNSSSSGSTGQLTVNASDSVELIGGSKVQFPFPRFDVSGLLSATSGAGNASDITINTGRLIVQGGARVSTQSAGFITASRQVIPATGKGGNLTVNASKSVELIGDLAINQNSGLFTSTQGPGNAGNLTLTTEKLIVRDGAKISLSSQSPQNSISRNLGKAGELDITARSVLLDNICNTYILRTGTAPINYRFSRKSMDAVPLPICRILFLNWYEKLLPLQRFVVFRSPTSYRHP